The Desulfonatronum sp. SC1 genome window below encodes:
- a CDS encoding YkgJ family cysteine cluster protein has translation MPHRPDTPNHCRRCGTCCRKGGPALHQADLTLLREKIILQEDLYTLRVGEPVHDQAAGRVIPLNAECVKIRSWNAAKTLLAQSEAGCRFYQPAPQTIPAKPTVHPNGRCAIHETKPIECAALKCWDTADLAEAAATPRLSRLDILGPDNALVELVHDHETRCSVADLVRHLQAPTSESADLLRQAAAYDAALRDLLQEKAGILPDHLPFLLGRPLPEVVHGLRRWLARG, from the coding sequence ATGCCTCACCGCCCGGATACGCCAAATCACTGCCGACGGTGCGGAACCTGCTGCCGCAAGGGCGGCCCGGCTCTGCATCAGGCTGATCTGACCCTGCTGCGCGAAAAGATTATACTTCAGGAGGATCTTTACACGCTGCGCGTAGGCGAACCGGTTCATGACCAAGCTGCGGGCCGGGTCATCCCGCTGAACGCGGAATGCGTTAAGATTCGTTCGTGGAACGCCGCGAAAACGCTCTTGGCACAGAGCGAAGCGGGCTGTCGCTTTTATCAACCCGCTCCCCAAACCATTCCCGCCAAGCCGACCGTCCATCCCAATGGCCGCTGCGCCATTCACGAGACCAAGCCCATCGAATGCGCGGCTCTGAAGTGCTGGGACACCGCCGACCTGGCAGAGGCCGCCGCGACGCCGCGCCTTTCCAGATTGGATATCCTGGGTCCGGACAACGCCCTGGTCGAACTGGTCCACGATCACGAAACCCGCTGCTCCGTTGCCGACCTGGTCCGCCATCTTCAAGCCCCCACCTCGGAATCCGCCGACCTCCTCCGCCAAGCCGCGGCCTACGACGCCGCGCTGCGAGACCTGCTCCAGGAAAAAGCCGGAATCCTTCCGGACCACCTCCCCTTCCTCCTGGGCCGGCCCCTGCCCGAGGTGGTCCATGGGCTGCGGCGATGGCTGGCGCGAGGTTGA
- a CDS encoding serine hydrolase: MPSLTMFRSTVLFLLLMGVLGCNGGDAHNEELITQMKEATDQIVETTHVPGIIALVADHARRINWVYAAGVSDIPNNIPANPSYVFRIGSNTKTFVVTVLLQLVAEGKITLDDKLSKFFPEFPNANRITVAMLCNMTSGIPNYSEDDYFADRMINQPKKVWAPIELARIGLNKKFSFEPGADWKYSNTNTILLGMIIEQVTQNSLRQEIENRIVSKLGLRQTGFLTSGTELPGIHGRGYYEDEYVEGADMTEHYDISWGWAAGSAYSTPRELQRYIEAMVGGGLLPDDMQTLRFSEHIIHLSETISYGLGFLRRGTFYGHNGSLPGFTSSMYHSPVKNCTVIIYFNSQLDEAIPDQLFARFMEILYGDDY; encoded by the coding sequence ATGCCGTCGTTAACCATGTTCAGGTCGACCGTTCTGTTCCTGCTCCTGATGGGCGTCCTTGGTTGCAATGGCGGCGACGCGCACAACGAGGAACTGATCACCCAGATGAAGGAGGCCACTGACCAGATCGTCGAAACCACCCACGTACCAGGCATCATCGCCCTGGTGGCCGATCACGCCAGGAGGATCAACTGGGTGTACGCGGCCGGAGTCAGCGACATCCCGAACAACATCCCGGCCAATCCATCCTATGTGTTCCGAATCGGCAGCAACACCAAAACTTTTGTCGTCACGGTGCTTTTGCAGTTGGTCGCCGAAGGAAAAATCACACTGGACGACAAGCTCTCCAAGTTTTTTCCTGAATTTCCCAATGCCAACAGGATTACCGTGGCGATGCTCTGCAACATGACCTCCGGCATCCCCAACTACTCGGAAGACGACTACTTCGCGGACCGGATGATCAACCAGCCCAAAAAAGTCTGGGCTCCCATCGAACTGGCTCGCATCGGACTGAACAAAAAATTCAGTTTTGAGCCGGGAGCCGACTGGAAATACTCAAACACGAACACGATCCTCTTGGGCATGATCATCGAACAGGTCACGCAGAACTCACTGCGCCAAGAAATCGAGAACCGAATCGTCTCCAAGCTGGGCTTGCGACAGACCGGGTTTCTGACTTCGGGAACGGAACTTCCCGGAATTCATGGCCGGGGATACTATGAAGATGAATACGTCGAAGGCGCGGACATGACGGAACATTACGATATTTCATGGGGATGGGCGGCTGGATCGGCCTATTCGACGCCTCGCGAGTTGCAAAGATACATCGAGGCCATGGTCGGCGGCGGTTTGCTTCCGGACGACATGCAGACACTTCGGTTCAGCGAGCACATCATCCACCTGAGCGAAACAATTTCCTACGGCCTCGGCTTCTTGCGGCGAGGCACGTTCTACGGCCACAATGGATCACTTCCCGGCTTCACGTCGTCCATGTACCACAGCCCTGTAAAAAACTGCACCGTGATCATCTACTTCAACTCCCAACTGGACGAAGCGATCCCGGACCAACTTTTCGCACGGTTCATGGAGATACTGTACGGAGATGATTATTAG
- the lipA gene encoding lipoyl synthase codes for MNTTPFSTVATSSAHRKPPWLRKPLPRDGRFSQLSEDLRGLGLATVCRSARCPNIGECFSNGTATFLILGDVCTRSCTFCNITSGQPGPVAGDEPLRVSRAVARMGLRYAVITSVTRDDLPDGGADHFARVVRQLKADIPGLAVEVLIPDFQGSRAALETVLESGVDVLNHNLETVPELYARVRPQAGYARSLELLARARDWAKEREQTVRTKSGLMLGLGETREQLRRVFRDLAASGCAILTMGQYLAPSADHHPVIRYLPPEEFAELADMARAEGITAVFSAPLVRSSYHASEVAESTLVASDSTSTSNTAS; via the coding sequence ATGAACACCACTCCATTTTCAACCGTCGCAACATCGAGTGCCCACCGAAAACCACCGTGGCTGCGTAAGCCATTGCCACGGGACGGACGCTTTTCCCAATTGAGCGAGGATCTCCGTGGCCTGGGCCTGGCCACGGTCTGCCGGAGCGCCCGGTGTCCGAACATCGGGGAATGCTTTTCCAACGGAACGGCCACGTTTTTGATCCTTGGCGACGTCTGCACCCGGTCCTGCACGTTTTGCAACATCACCTCCGGCCAGCCCGGTCCGGTAGCCGGGGACGAGCCGCTCCGGGTCAGCCGGGCCGTGGCCCGGATGGGTCTGCGCTACGCGGTGATAACTTCCGTGACCCGCGACGACCTGCCCGACGGCGGAGCCGATCACTTCGCGCGAGTGGTCCGGCAACTCAAGGCCGATATTCCCGGACTGGCCGTAGAAGTGCTGATCCCGGATTTTCAGGGCAGCCGGGCCGCGTTGGAAACCGTGCTGGAGTCCGGCGTGGACGTGCTCAACCACAACCTGGAAACCGTGCCGGAGTTGTACGCCCGGGTTCGTCCCCAAGCCGGATACGCCCGCAGCCTGGAACTCTTGGCCCGGGCTCGGGATTGGGCTAAGGAGCGCGAACAGACCGTGCGCACCAAGAGCGGTCTGATGCTCGGGCTGGGCGAGACACGGGAGCAACTGCGCCGGGTTTTCCGCGATCTGGCCGCCTCGGGGTGTGCCATCCTGACCATGGGCCAGTACCTGGCCCCGTCCGCGGACCATCATCCGGTGATCCGCTATCTGCCCCCCGAGGAGTTCGCCGAGTTGGCCGATATGGCCAGGGCCGAGGGCATCACCGCGGTCTTTTCAGCCCCGCTGGTACGCAGCAGCTACCACGCCTCGGAGGTCGCCGAGTCCACCCTCGTTGCGTCGGATTCAACCTCAACCTCGAACACCGCCTCATGA
- a CDS encoding carbon-nitrogen hydrolase → MKTHAVSPFLVGLPQISIPSDPAQSLAKAEEFVHQAARLGARVVCLPELFRSPYFCQHEDPEFFALAESIPGPSTEALGRVAREEGVVVLASLFERRCPGVYHNTLAIIDADGSLLGVYRKMHIPDDPGYYEKYFFAPGDTGFRAFDTRFGRIGGLVCWDQWYPEAARLTALRGALALFYPTAIGWHPEEKDRFGEEQQDAWVTVQRGHAVANGVYVAVVNRVGHEVPPGGGPGIEFWGNSFVAGPMGELLCRASADKEEILLAEIDPARLETVRQHWPFFRDRRIDAYGGITSRYLGDEA, encoded by the coding sequence ATGAAAACACACGCCGTTTCCCCGTTCCTTGTCGGTCTGCCCCAGATATCCATCCCCTCGGACCCGGCCCAAAGTCTGGCCAAGGCCGAGGAGTTCGTGCATCAGGCCGCCCGCCTGGGCGCACGGGTAGTCTGCCTTCCGGAGTTGTTCCGATCGCCGTATTTTTGCCAGCACGAGGATCCGGAGTTTTTCGCCCTGGCCGAATCCATTCCCGGCCCGTCCACCGAGGCTCTTGGTCGCGTGGCCAGGGAGGAGGGGGTCGTGGTCCTGGCCTCCCTGTTCGAGCGCCGCTGTCCCGGGGTCTACCACAACACCCTGGCGATCATCGACGCGGACGGATCGCTGCTCGGCGTGTACCGCAAAATGCACATCCCGGACGATCCCGGCTATTACGAAAAATATTTCTTCGCTCCCGGCGACACCGGATTCAGAGCCTTTGACACCCGTTTCGGCCGGATCGGCGGTCTGGTCTGCTGGGACCAGTGGTACCCTGAAGCGGCCCGGCTCACTGCCCTGCGCGGGGCTCTGGCCCTGTTCTACCCCACGGCCATCGGCTGGCATCCCGAAGAGAAGGACAGGTTCGGAGAAGAGCAGCAGGACGCCTGGGTCACGGTGCAGCGGGGGCACGCCGTGGCCAACGGCGTTTACGTGGCCGTGGTCAACCGCGTCGGCCACGAAGTCCCGCCCGGCGGCGGACCGGGCATCGAGTTCTGGGGCAACTCCTTTGTCGCCGGTCCCATGGGCGAGCTGCTCTGCCGGGCCTCGGCGGACAAGGAGGAAATCCTGCTGGCCGAAATCGACCCCGCCCGCCTGGAAACCGTCCGCCAACACTGGCCCTTTTTCCGCGACCGCCGCATCGACGCCTACGGCGGGATCACGAGTCGCTATTTGGGGGATGAGGCATGA
- a CDS encoding agmatine/peptidylarginine deiminase, translating into MTVRYRLPAEWEPHAATWLAWPHNARDWPGKFTPIRWVYAEIVRHLALSEPVRILVRSPEQEREVRNLLKRSHVDLGQVTFFPIPTNRVWTRDYCPAFVHVHDGQNKRTHAVRFGFNGWAKYPDHELDAAVPEHIARTLAIPLTPLRHGDRTVVLEGGAIDGNGRGSLLTTEECLLDQQTQVRNPGLSREDLEAALLEHLGVTNVIWLGNGIAGDDTHGHVDDLCRFVNPTTVVLVREDDPKDANYRALRDNRERLESARLEDDSQLEVVALPMPAPLYFENIRLPASYANFYISNATVVVPTFNDPQDRVALGILADLFPDRKVVGIHAVDLVWGFGTLHCLTHEQAAE; encoded by the coding sequence ATGACCGTCCGATATCGTCTGCCCGCCGAGTGGGAGCCCCACGCGGCCACGTGGTTGGCCTGGCCGCACAATGCCCGGGACTGGCCGGGCAAGTTCACACCCATTCGGTGGGTGTACGCGGAAATCGTTCGTCATCTGGCCCTGTCCGAACCGGTGCGGATTCTGGTCCGTTCCCCGGAGCAGGAACGGGAAGTCCGCAATCTCCTGAAGCGCTCCCATGTGGACCTGGGCCAGGTGACGTTTTTCCCCATTCCCACGAACCGCGTCTGGACACGTGACTATTGTCCGGCTTTTGTTCATGTCCACGACGGCCAGAACAAACGGACGCACGCCGTGCGCTTCGGCTTCAACGGCTGGGCCAAGTACCCGGACCATGAGCTGGACGCCGCGGTGCCGGAGCATATCGCCCGGACTTTGGCCATTCCCCTGACTCCGCTGCGTCACGGCGACCGGACGGTGGTTCTGGAGGGCGGGGCCATTGACGGCAACGGACGGGGCTCGCTGCTGACCACCGAGGAATGTCTGCTGGACCAGCAAACCCAGGTCCGCAATCCCGGCCTGAGCCGCGAAGACCTGGAAGCGGCTCTGCTTGAGCATCTGGGCGTGACCAACGTGATCTGGCTGGGGAACGGGATCGCCGGGGACGACACCCACGGCCACGTGGACGACCTGTGCCGGTTCGTGAACCCGACCACCGTGGTCCTGGTCCGGGAAGACGACCCCAAGGACGCCAACTACCGTGCGCTGCGGGATAACCGCGAACGCCTGGAGTCCGCCCGGCTGGAAGACGACTCCCAGCTCGAAGTCGTGGCCCTGCCCATGCCCGCGCCCCTGTACTTCGAGAACATTCGGCTCCCGGCCAGTTACGCCAATTTTTACATCAGCAACGCCACGGTCGTCGTTCCCACGTTCAACGACCCGCAAGATCGGGTTGCCCTGGGCATCCTGGCCGACCTGTTCCCGGACCGGAAGGTGGTGGGCATTCATGCCGTGGATCTGGTCTGGGGCTTTGGAACCCTGCATTGCCTGACCCACGAGCAAGCCGCGGAGTGA
- the lipB gene encoding lipoyl(octanoyl) transferase LipB → MPDPRASRGVTSGREFPAVVTGNLKGAVPSPIYLADRSLIVQDLGLMPYDQALGIQAEAVRDVATGGAERLLVLEHPLVITLGRNSGAEHLLVSPDTLAERGIQIVHAARGGSVTCHYPGQLVIYPILRLNQRPGGLRRLIFELEEAVIRTLTPYGLPAARNTGRPGGWIQDRKIASIGLALKHWVTFHGLALNVGLDTSLFDLITPCGLSGVRVTSVHGELGREEPGMAEVKEALVAALREELA, encoded by the coding sequence TTGCCTGACCCACGAGCAAGCCGCGGAGTGACCTCCGGGCGGGAGTTTCCCGCCGTGGTCACTGGCAATCTGAAAGGCGCCGTTCCTTCCCCCATCTACCTGGCGGACCGGAGCCTGATCGTCCAGGATTTGGGCCTCATGCCCTATGACCAAGCCCTGGGAATCCAGGCCGAGGCCGTGCGGGATGTGGCGACCGGAGGAGCGGAGCGGCTTCTGGTGCTGGAGCACCCGCTGGTGATTACCCTGGGCCGCAACAGCGGCGCGGAACATCTGCTCGTTTCCCCGGATACCCTGGCCGAGCGCGGTATCCAAATCGTCCACGCCGCCCGCGGAGGCAGCGTGACCTGCCACTACCCCGGCCAACTCGTGATCTACCCCATCCTGCGCCTGAACCAGCGTCCCGGAGGACTGCGCAGACTCATCTTTGAACTGGAAGAAGCCGTGATCCGGACCCTGACGCCCTACGGCCTGCCCGCAGCCCGCAACACTGGCCGCCCCGGGGGCTGGATCCAAGACCGCAAAATCGCCTCCATCGGCCTGGCCCTCAAGCACTGGGTCACGTTTCACGGCCTGGCCTTGAACGTCGGACTGGATACCTCCCTGTTTGATCTGATTACCCCCTGCGGCCTGTCCGGCGTCCGGGTTACCTCGGTCCACGGTGAGTTGGGACGGGAAGAGCCGGGGATGGCCGAGGTCAAGGAAGCCCTGGTCGCCGCTTTGCGGGAAGAGCTTGCATAG
- a CDS encoding type II toxin-antitoxin system VapC family toxin, which translates to MILCDTDILIEFYKNNADILQELQIIGQKNLAVSAITQAELFFGSLNKAELQRIRIHLQSISCLPVDTMTSDKFLKLMETYSLSHKLGIPDAIIAATAIVHHLPLYTLNIKHFQFISEVELYQVITSVS; encoded by the coding sequence ATGATTCTCTGCGACACCGATATTCTTATTGAGTTCTATAAAAATAATGCGGATATCCTTCAGGAACTTCAGATTATCGGACAGAAGAACCTTGCCGTAAGTGCGATCACGCAGGCAGAGTTGTTTTTTGGATCGCTGAATAAGGCTGAACTCCAGAGAATACGCATCCATCTTCAAAGTATTTCGTGTTTACCCGTTGATACCATGACTTCGGATAAGTTTTTGAAACTGATGGAGACCTATTCCCTGAGCCACAAGTTAGGCATTCCAGACGCTATTATCGCGGCAACAGCGATTGTCCACCATCTCCCATTGTATACCTTGAATATCAAGCATTTTCAGTTTATTTCGGAAGTTGAACTGTATCAGGTGATTACGTCTGTGTCTTGA
- a CDS encoding SH3 domain-containing protein translates to MSRMMSVQVQTGQLRSSPSFLAGIVGEVAYARQVQVLEERAGWARVAVPGTSLAGWMHGSALSSKRIVLQAGAEDVERAATTGEIALAGKGFNEEVEREFRSRNPNLDFRRIDQMQASTPTMAQIRRFAQEGQLRLA, encoded by the coding sequence ATGTCGCGAATGATGAGCGTTCAGGTCCAGACCGGGCAGCTCCGGTCTTCCCCGTCTTTTTTGGCCGGGATTGTCGGGGAGGTGGCGTATGCCCGGCAGGTTCAGGTGTTGGAGGAGCGGGCCGGATGGGCGCGGGTGGCTGTTCCCGGTACGTCGTTGGCTGGCTGGATGCACGGCTCTGCCTTGAGCAGCAAGCGGATCGTGCTTCAGGCCGGGGCCGAGGACGTGGAGCGGGCGGCGACCACCGGCGAGATCGCCCTGGCCGGGAAAGGGTTTAATGAGGAAGTGGAGCGGGAGTTTCGCTCCCGGAATCCGAACCTGGACTTTCGCAGGATCGACCAAATGCAGGCTTCAACCCCGACCATGGCCCAGATCCGTCGATTTGCCCAGGAAGGGCAATTGCGCTTGGCTTAA
- a CDS encoding M48 family metallopeptidase: protein MNSWSRRDFLAWSGKAGLAGACAGPLLTGGLAGLLSGCKTAEIAADLGRAAGVLDEQQAQSVARVGTAIGRSFEDITPEQEYYIGRTVGATILGSYKPYADQGANAYVNLVGTMVSLSSDMPETFGGYHFLILDSDEINAFAAPGGLIFITRGMLRCCATEDAVAAVLAHEVGHIQHHHGIQTIQRARLTSAFTILAAEGARTLGGADLAQLTDIFEESVSDVVNTLAVNGYSRTAEREADRAAAVILDRAGYDSAALVSMLEVMDTKLTPGGPDFARTHPTPASRIRDIRPALPAARASDPALRQQRFLAALHRI from the coding sequence ATGAATTCCTGGTCCAGACGAGATTTTTTGGCGTGGTCGGGCAAGGCGGGGTTGGCCGGGGCGTGCGCCGGGCCATTGCTGACAGGGGGGCTGGCGGGGTTGCTGTCCGGGTGCAAGACAGCGGAGATCGCCGCGGATCTGGGGCGTGCCGCGGGGGTGTTGGACGAGCAGCAGGCCCAGTCCGTGGCCCGGGTGGGTACGGCCATCGGCCGGAGCTTCGAGGACATCACTCCGGAGCAGGAATACTACATCGGCCGGACCGTAGGGGCCACGATTCTGGGTTCCTACAAGCCCTACGCCGACCAAGGAGCCAATGCCTACGTCAACCTGGTGGGCACCATGGTCAGTTTGTCATCGGACATGCCCGAGACCTTCGGCGGCTACCATTTCCTGATCCTGGACTCCGATGAAATCAACGCCTTTGCCGCGCCGGGAGGACTGATCTTCATCACCCGGGGGATGCTGCGCTGCTGCGCCACCGAGGACGCGGTGGCCGCGGTACTGGCCCACGAGGTCGGCCATATCCAGCATCATCACGGCATTCAGACTATCCAGCGGGCTCGGCTGACGTCGGCCTTCACCATCCTGGCCGCGGAAGGAGCGCGGACCCTGGGCGGCGCGGACCTGGCCCAGCTGACGGATATTTTCGAGGAATCGGTCTCGGACGTGGTGAACACCCTGGCGGTCAACGGCTACTCCCGTACCGCCGAGCGCGAGGCGGACCGGGCCGCGGCCGTGATCTTGGACCGCGCCGGCTACGACAGCGCGGCCCTGGTGAGCATGCTGGAGGTCATGGACACGAAGCTGACCCCGGGCGGGCCGGACTTCGCCCGCACCCATCCCACGCCCGCCAGCCGGATCAGGGACATCCGTCCGGCTCTGCCCGCGGCTCGGGCCTCGGACCCGGCCCTGCGGCAGCAGCGCTTTCTGGCCGCTTTGCATCGGATTTAG
- a CDS encoding CHASE2 domain-containing protein — MASHAKVLRQAAITGLAAAFLALLPWSLGLWERWEAKTWDMRVAWLAAPGPATEDIALILLDQQSLDWGQEQGGLSWPWPREVYTAVVDFCRRAQVASLTFDVLFLEPSAYGVEDDAVLAESLASFGPTALALFLSRAAAGGLPGWPESLPEPAWSVVGLDEWPGAAPHLLSTRISPPRPELAAAARVLGNVQLRPDPDGVFRRMRPLDVFDGRPVPSLGLAAFLAADKVSSGANHSPLAALLEGRGLTLSDRFIPLNAAGAAILRFRGPSGTHAAYSAAAVIQSELRLLEDLPAVIAPEELRGKHVFFGYSAPGLFDLRPTPVSGVYPGVEIQATFLDNFLSGDFLRELPGPVTVGLILGLCLLTGLALAVWRSPLAGSLSLLALLAVPAALAVLAYQNGWWAPLVAAEVGVGMAGVLGLLFNYATEGRQRRFIKNAFQQYLSPLVIEQLIADPDKLKLGGERKELSIFFSDLQGFTTISENLDPEALTALLNDYLTAMTEIIHDEGGTVDKFEGDAIIAFWNAPLDVPDHARRAVRAALRCQSQLAELRPGFRERTGHDLFMRIGINTGPAVVGNMGSHSRFDYSMLGDAVNLAARLEGVNKQFGSFTLISEATRKAALEQSDDDIPMRELGRVAVVGRAEPVTVYEPLSRDQASARAADLDRFAQGLDAFYRADFDQAARILASLAEVDPAADGYLEICRDHPPVAPEDWDGVRRMRTK, encoded by the coding sequence ATGGCCTCTCACGCCAAGGTTCTCCGTCAAGCCGCGATCACCGGCCTAGCCGCCGCGTTCCTGGCGCTTCTGCCTTGGAGCCTGGGGCTTTGGGAGCGCTGGGAGGCCAAGACCTGGGACATGCGCGTGGCCTGGCTGGCTGCTCCGGGTCCGGCCACGGAGGACATCGCCCTGATCCTCCTGGATCAGCAAAGCCTGGATTGGGGGCAGGAGCAAGGCGGCTTAAGCTGGCCCTGGCCCCGTGAGGTCTACACTGCGGTGGTGGACTTTTGCCGCCGGGCCCAGGTTGCCTCCCTGACATTTGACGTGCTCTTCCTGGAGCCTTCGGCCTACGGGGTTGAGGACGACGCCGTGCTGGCCGAGTCTCTGGCCTCCTTCGGCCCCACGGCCCTGGCCCTGTTTCTGAGCCGTGCCGCGGCGGGCGGACTGCCCGGCTGGCCTGAAAGCCTTCCCGAACCCGCCTGGAGCGTGGTCGGTTTGGACGAGTGGCCCGGCGCGGCCCCCCATCTCCTGTCCACCCGAATCAGCCCGCCGCGCCCCGAGTTGGCCGCCGCGGCGCGCGTGTTGGGCAACGTCCAGCTTCGGCCGGATCCGGACGGCGTGTTCCGCCGGATGCGACCCCTGGACGTTTTCGACGGCCGTCCCGTTCCCTCCCTGGGTTTGGCCGCTTTCCTCGCGGCCGATAAAGTCTCTTCCGGCGCAAACCACTCCCCGCTCGCCGCCTTGCTGGAGGGTCGCGGTCTGACCCTGTCCGATCGTTTCATTCCCCTGAACGCCGCCGGCGCGGCCATTTTGCGGTTTCGCGGACCCTCGGGCACCCATGCGGCCTACAGCGCGGCGGCGGTGATCCAGTCCGAACTGCGGCTGTTGGAAGACCTGCCCGCGGTGATCGCTCCGGAAGAACTCCGAGGCAAACACGTATTTTTCGGCTATTCCGCTCCCGGACTGTTCGATCTGCGACCCACGCCGGTCAGCGGGGTCTACCCCGGTGTGGAAATCCAGGCCACGTTTTTGGACAACTTCCTGTCCGGGGATTTTCTACGCGAGCTTCCCGGTCCGGTCACGGTGGGGCTGATCCTCGGCCTGTGCCTGCTCACCGGCTTGGCCTTGGCCGTGTGGCGCTCGCCGCTGGCCGGATCACTGTCGCTTTTGGCGCTGCTGGCCGTACCCGCGGCCCTGGCCGTGCTCGCCTATCAAAACGGCTGGTGGGCGCCCCTGGTGGCGGCCGAGGTCGGCGTGGGCATGGCCGGGGTTTTGGGCCTGCTATTTAATTACGCCACCGAAGGTCGGCAGCGGCGGTTCATCAAGAACGCCTTTCAGCAGTATCTCAGCCCCCTGGTCATCGAACAGCTCATCGCCGACCCTGACAAGCTCAAGTTGGGCGGAGAGCGCAAGGAGCTGAGCATCTTTTTTTCCGACCTGCAGGGCTTCACCACCATTTCCGAGAACCTGGACCCCGAGGCCCTGACCGCCTTGCTCAACGACTACCTCACGGCCATGACCGAGATCATCCATGACGAGGGCGGCACGGTGGACAAGTTCGAGGGCGACGCGATCATCGCTTTCTGGAACGCGCCCCTGGACGTGCCGGATCATGCCCGGCGCGCGGTCCGGGCCGCCCTACGCTGTCAGAGCCAGCTGGCCGAACTGCGGCCGGGGTTTCGGGAGCGAACCGGCCATGATCTGTTCATGCGCATCGGCATCAACACCGGCCCGGCCGTGGTGGGCAACATGGGCTCCCATTCCCGCTTCGACTACTCCATGCTCGGCGACGCCGTGAACTTGGCCGCCCGCCTGGAAGGCGTGAACAAGCAGTTCGGCAGCTTCACCCTGATTTCCGAGGCCACAAGAAAAGCGGCCCTGGAACAGTCCGACGACGATATCCCCATGCGTGAACTGGGCCGGGTGGCCGTGGTCGGCCGCGCCGAGCCGGTGACCGTGTACGAGCCCCTGAGCAGGGATCAGGCATCCGCAAGAGCCGCCGACCTGGACCGCTTCGCCCAGGGACTTGATGCCTTTTACAGGGCTGACTTTGACCAGGCCGCGCGGATCCTCGCCTCTTTGGCCGAGGTTGATCCCGCAGCGGACGGATACCTGGAAATCTGCCGCGACCATCCCCCGGTTGCGCCTGAGGATTGGGACGGGGTGCGCCGAATGCGGACGAAGTGA